The following are encoded together in the Panthera leo isolate Ple1 chromosome B4, P.leo_Ple1_pat1.1, whole genome shotgun sequence genome:
- the MDM2 gene encoding E3 ubiquitin-protein ligase Mdm2 isoform X4 produces the protein MDPVQELQEEKPSSSDLVSRPSTSSRRRTISETEEHSDELPGERQRKRHKSDSISLSFDESLALCVIREICCERSSSSESTGTPSNPDLDAGVSEHSGDWLDQDSVSDQFSVEFEVESLDSEDYSLSEEGQELSDEDDEVYRVTVYQAGESDTDSFEEDPEISLADYWKCTSCNEMNPPLPPHCNRCWALRENWLPEDKGKDKGKMPEKAKVENSTQVEEGFDVPDCKKTTANDSRESCAEENDDKITQASQSQESEDYSQPSTSNSIIHSSQEDVKEFEREETQDKEEIVESSFPHNAIEPCVICQGRPKNGCIVHGKTGHLMACFTCAKKLKKRNKPCPVCRQPIQMIVLTYFP, from the exons AAGAACATTCAGATGAATTACCTGGTGAACGGCAGAGAAAGCGCCACAAGTCTGatagtatttctctttcctttgatgAAAGCCTTGCTCTGTGTGTAATAAGGGAGATATGTTGTGAAAGAAGCAGTAGCAGCGAATCGACGGGGACTCCGTCAAATCCg GATCTCGATGCTGGTGTAAGTGAACATTCAGGTGATTGGTTGGATCAGGATTCAGTTTCAGATCAATTCAGTGTAGAATTTGAAGTTGAGTCTCTCGATTCAGAAGATTATAGCCTTAGTGAAGAAGGACAAGAACTCTCAGATGAAGATGATGAG GTATATCGAGTAACTGTGTATCAGGCAGGGGAGAGTGATACAGATTCATTTGAAGAAGATCCTGAAATTTCCTTAGCT GACTATTGGAAGTGTACCTCGTGCAATGAAATGAAtcctcctcttccacctcatTGCAACAGATGTTGGGCTCTTCGTGAGAATTGGCTTCCTGAagataaagggaaagataaaggGAAAATGCCTGAGAAAGCCAAAGTGGAAAACTCAACACAAGTAGAAGAGGGCTTTGATGTCCCTGATTGTAAAAAAACTACAGCGAATGATTCTAGGGAATCATGTGCTGAGGAAAATGATGATAAAATCACACAGGCCTCCCAATCCCAAGAAAGTGAGGACTATTCTCAGCCATCAACTTCTAACAGCATCATTCATAGCAGCCAAGAAGATGTCAAAGAGTTTGAGAGGGAAGAAACACAGGACAAAGAAGAAATCGTGGAATCTAGTTTTCCCCATAATGCCATTGAACCTTGTGTGATTTGCCAGGGTCGACCTAAAAATGGTTGCATTGTTCATGGCAAAACAGGACATCTTATGGCATGCTTTACTTGTGCAAAAAAGCTAAAGAAGAGGAATAAGCCCTGTCCAGTATGTAGACAACCAATTCAAATGATTGTGTTAACTTATTTCCCCTAG